The DNA region TCAACTCAGCCACAAAAAAGATATTTAATAACCTTGACAACTTATCATATATTCAGAGGACTTCTTTTCGGGGTAACGACACGCTATACAATGAAAAGGTTCAGTTTAAACTCACTTATCCCGCCAGGAATGGAAGACACAAAGAAAATATTGAA from Pelorhabdus rhamnosifermentans includes:
- the yneK gene encoding putative protein YneK, which gives rise to NSATKKIFNNLDNLSYIQRTSFRGNDTLYNEKVQFKLTYPARNGRHKENIEFQVVINLSPIYLDNFRHDGEINIFCAPNPKPVTMGRVFQT